A single window of Nocardia sp. NBC_01327 DNA harbors:
- a CDS encoding MBL fold metallo-hydrolase, giving the protein MRIAHFGHSCILVELNGAKILFDPGNFSHGFEGITGLDAIAVTHQHPDHICPNRIEALIDANPQARLLSDPQTAQQRGEPWEAVHAGNVLKVKDVQITGGGGRHAVIHPEIPVIDNTVFQLGTPDDPAQLVHPGDSLWVPPVPVGVLALPAVAPWMRISEAVDYLRAVNPRTAFPIHFGIIEPAAQGIYFGRLNEMAPSNTEFQVIQAEDHTEF; this is encoded by the coding sequence ATGCGGATAGCCCATTTCGGACACTCATGCATTCTGGTGGAGCTGAACGGCGCCAAGATCCTGTTCGACCCCGGCAATTTCTCGCACGGGTTCGAGGGCATCACCGGACTCGACGCCATTGCCGTCACGCATCAGCATCCCGATCACATCTGCCCCAATCGCATCGAAGCGCTCATCGACGCCAACCCGCAGGCACGACTGCTCTCGGACCCGCAGACCGCCCAGCAGCGCGGCGAGCCGTGGGAGGCCGTGCACGCGGGCAATGTCCTGAAGGTCAAGGATGTGCAGATCACCGGCGGCGGTGGACGGCACGCGGTCATCCATCCGGAGATCCCGGTCATCGACAACACGGTCTTCCAGCTCGGCACCCCCGACGACCCCGCCCAGCTGGTCCACCCCGGCGACTCGCTCTGGGTGCCGCCGGTCCCCGTGGGCGTGCTGGCCCTGCCCGCCGTCGCACCGTGGATGCGCATCAGCGAGGCGGTCGACTACCTGCGCGCGGTCAATCCGCGCACCGCCTTCCCCATCCACTTCGGCATCATCGAACCGGCCGCCCAGGGCATCTACTTCGGCCGCCTCAACGAAATGGCCCCCTCCAATACCGAATTCCAGGTCATCCAGGCCGAGGACCACACCGAGTTCTGA
- a CDS encoding dipeptidase encodes MTDTEALRSAVRELMPRAKSDLTELVSYRSVYDARQFPVEECHRAAQWVADAFAAEGFPEVGLHETPDGSNAVVARYPAPPGAPTIMLYCHYDVQPPLGDAEWKTPVWELTEKDGRWYGRGSADCKGNIVTHLTALRALRQVSGDAFPVGLTLVAEGSEEQGTGGLEAFVPENAELLRADTLLICDCGNVAVGVPTFTQTLRGNVNVVVTVETLSGSMHSGMFGGPAPDALAALIQLLSTLRDADGNTTVDGLTGDQKWDGAQYPEDQFRSDAGVLDGVDLLGSGTVSDMLWARPALTVLGMDVPPVVGSAAAIQPRARARLNLRIPPGTDPQQALKALTAHLQSHTPWHAELTIETEATGSPFVGSTHGPARTAMEAAFAAAYGRPSTTSGQGGSIPLCNVFADTYPDAEIMLMGVEEPTCLIHAPNESVDPTEIEHMALAEALFLASYTG; translated from the coding sequence ATGACCGATACCGAAGCGCTGCGGTCCGCGGTGCGGGAACTCATGCCGCGGGCGAAAAGCGATCTCACCGAACTTGTTTCGTACAGGTCCGTCTACGACGCGCGGCAGTTCCCGGTGGAGGAATGCCACCGGGCCGCGCAGTGGGTCGCGGATGCCTTTGCGGCCGAGGGCTTTCCCGAGGTCGGGCTGCACGAGACGCCGGACGGCAGCAATGCGGTGGTCGCGCGCTATCCGGCTCCGCCCGGTGCGCCGACGATCATGCTCTACTGCCACTACGACGTGCAGCCGCCGCTCGGTGATGCCGAATGGAAGACTCCCGTCTGGGAGCTCACCGAGAAGGACGGCCGCTGGTACGGCCGCGGCAGCGCCGACTGCAAGGGCAATATCGTCACGCACCTCACCGCCCTGCGCGCGCTGCGGCAGGTGTCCGGCGATGCGTTTCCGGTCGGATTGACGCTGGTGGCAGAGGGTTCCGAGGAGCAGGGCACCGGCGGGCTGGAGGCCTTCGTACCGGAGAACGCGGAGCTGCTGCGCGCGGACACCCTGCTGATCTGCGACTGCGGCAATGTCGCGGTCGGCGTGCCGACCTTCACGCAGACCCTGCGCGGCAATGTGAATGTGGTGGTGACCGTCGAAACCCTGTCCGGCTCCATGCATTCCGGCATGTTCGGCGGTCCCGCCCCCGATGCGCTGGCGGCGCTCATCCAGCTGCTGTCCACCCTGCGCGACGCCGACGGCAATACCACCGTCGACGGTCTCACCGGTGACCAGAAGTGGGACGGCGCGCAGTACCCCGAGGACCAATTCCGTTCCGACGCCGGTGTTCTCGACGGCGTCGATCTGCTCGGCAGCGGCACCGTCTCCGACATGCTGTGGGCGCGACCGGCACTCACCGTGCTCGGCATGGATGTGCCACCGGTGGTGGGCTCCGCGGCCGCCATCCAGCCCAGGGCTCGGGCCCGCCTGAATCTGCGCATCCCGCCCGGCACCGATCCGCAGCAGGCGCTGAAAGCCCTTACCGCGCACCTGCAATCGCATACGCCGTGGCATGCCGAGCTGACCATCGAGACCGAGGCCACCGGCTCCCCGTTCGTCGGCAGCACGCACGGCCCCGCCCGCACCGCCATGGAGGCCGCCTTCGCCGCCGCCTACGGCCGCCCCTCCACCACCTCGGGCCAGGGCGGCTCCATCCCGCTCTGCAATGTCTTCGCCGACACCTACCCCGATGCCGAGATCATGCTCATGGGCGTCGAAGAGCCCACATGCCTGATCCACGCACCCAACGAAAGCGTCGACCCCACCGAGATCGAGCACATGGCCTTGGCCGAGGCGCTCTTCCTCGCCTCCTACACCGGGTAG
- a CDS encoding S9 family peptidase — MALDSSGSATSNPGAVISAPIAKRVPTERVHHGDVFVDDYEWLREKKNPEVISYLEAENAFTDSQTAALAPLREKIYDEIKGRTRETDLSLPTRMGKYWYYSRSFEGKQYGVFCRCPIADADDWTPPLLEVGVDIPGEQVLLDSNELAEGHEFFSLGASSLSQAGDLLAYSVDTVGDERYTMRFKNVETGELLPDEIPGTAGGATWSLDGTHIFYVTVDESWRPDSVWRHRLGTGKDADVKVFHEADERFGVGVGSTRSEKFLVIGTDSKLTSEFLFLESDNPEGDFRVLLPRREGVSYSSVDHAVIGGEDKLLIMHNDVVDGVKAENFVLAVAPLADPADQTILIPHRAEVRLEDIDCFSDKLVLSYRREALPRVAVWPLTSEGFGELEEVDFGLTLFSAGLGGNPEWETPTLRMGLTSFITPTQVFDYVPETKELLLRKEQVVLGDYNAADYEQRRDWAVASDGTRIPISIVQRKDAPAGPKPLLLYGYGSYEASIDPGFSIARLSVLDRGMVFVVAHVRGGGEMGRFWYDQGKMLTKKNTFTDFLSCARHLVDTGVTTPDRMVADGGSAGGLLMGAVANLAPELFAGILTSVPFVDPLTSMLLPELPLTTSEWEEWGNPLDDKDVYDYMKSYSPYENVEAKDYPAILAMTGLNDTRVYYVEPAKWVAKLRATKTGDSQLILKTDMTSGHGGPSGRYERWKEIAFEYSWLLGTVGLAEVEPAV; from the coding sequence ATGGCTCTGGACAGCAGTGGTAGCGCGACCTCCAATCCCGGCGCGGTTATTTCGGCGCCGATCGCCAAGCGGGTGCCGACCGAGCGTGTGCACCACGGTGATGTCTTCGTAGACGACTACGAATGGTTGCGGGAGAAGAAGAATCCCGAGGTCATCTCCTATCTGGAGGCGGAGAACGCCTTTACGGATTCGCAGACGGCGGCACTGGCCCCGCTGCGCGAGAAGATCTACGACGAGATCAAGGGGCGCACGCGGGAGACCGATCTGTCGCTGCCCACCCGTATGGGCAAGTACTGGTACTACTCGCGCAGTTTCGAAGGTAAGCAGTACGGCGTGTTCTGCCGCTGCCCGATCGCCGATGCGGACGACTGGACGCCGCCGCTGCTGGAGGTCGGTGTCGATATCCCGGGCGAGCAGGTGCTGCTGGATTCGAACGAATTGGCCGAGGGCCACGAATTCTTCTCACTCGGCGCCTCCTCGCTGAGCCAGGCGGGCGATCTGCTGGCCTACTCGGTGGATACGGTCGGCGATGAGCGCTACACCATGCGCTTCAAGAACGTCGAGACCGGCGAGCTGCTGCCCGACGAGATCCCGGGGACCGCGGGCGGCGCGACCTGGTCGCTGGACGGCACGCATATCTTCTATGTGACCGTGGACGAATCCTGGCGGCCCGACAGCGTCTGGCGCCACCGGCTCGGTACCGGCAAGGACGCCGACGTCAAGGTTTTCCACGAGGCGGACGAGCGCTTCGGTGTCGGTGTCGGCTCCACCCGCTCGGAGAAGTTCCTGGTGATCGGGACCGATTCCAAGCTGACCAGCGAGTTCTTATTCCTGGAGTCCGATAATCCGGAGGGCGATTTCCGGGTGCTGCTGCCGCGCCGTGAGGGCGTGTCGTACTCGTCGGTCGACCATGCGGTCATCGGTGGCGAGGACAAACTGCTGATCATGCACAACGACGTGGTGGACGGGGTGAAGGCGGAGAACTTCGTGCTCGCCGTGGCGCCGCTCGCCGATCCGGCGGATCAGACGATTCTGATTCCGCATCGCGCGGAGGTGCGGCTCGAGGACATCGACTGCTTCTCCGACAAACTGGTGCTCAGTTACCGTCGCGAGGCGCTGCCGCGAGTTGCCGTGTGGCCCTTGACTTCCGAGGGCTTCGGCGAGCTGGAGGAGGTCGATTTCGGGCTGACGCTGTTCTCCGCCGGACTCGGCGGCAATCCGGAGTGGGAAACACCGACCCTGCGGATGGGGCTCACCTCCTTCATCACGCCGACACAGGTTTTCGACTATGTGCCGGAGACGAAGGAGCTGCTGCTGCGCAAGGAGCAGGTGGTTCTCGGCGACTACAACGCGGCTGACTACGAGCAGCGCCGCGATTGGGCGGTGGCCTCGGACGGCACCCGCATCCCCATCTCCATCGTGCAGCGCAAGGATGCCCCGGCGGGTCCGAAACCGTTGCTGCTCTACGGATACGGCTCCTACGAGGCCAGCATCGATCCGGGCTTCTCGATCGCCCGGCTGTCGGTGCTCGATCGCGGCATGGTGTTCGTGGTCGCGCATGTGCGCGGCGGCGGTGAGATGGGCCGGTTCTGGTACGACCAGGGCAAGATGCTCACCAAGAAGAACACCTTCACCGATTTCCTCTCCTGCGCACGGCATCTCGTCGATACCGGCGTCACCACACCGGATCGGATGGTCGCCGACGGCGGCAGTGCGGGCGGGCTGCTCATGGGTGCGGTGGCCAATCTCGCGCCCGAGCTCTTCGCGGGCATTCTCACCAGTGTGCCGTTCGTGGACCCGCTGACCTCCATGCTGCTTCCGGAGCTGCCGCTCACCACCTCCGAATGGGAGGAGTGGGGAAATCCCTTGGACGACAAGGACGTCTACGACTACATGAAGTCCTACTCGCCGTACGAGAACGTCGAGGCCAAGGACTATCCGGCGATCCTCGCCATGACCGGTCTCAATGACACCCGGGTGTACTACGTGGAACCGGCCAAGTGGGTCGCGAAGCTGCGCGCCACCAAGACCGGCGATTCCCAGCTCATCCTCAAGACCGATATGACCTCCGGGCACGGCGGTCCCAGTGGCCGCTACGAGCGGTGGAAGGAAATCGCCTTCGAATACTCCTGGCTGCTCGGCACGGTCGGTCTGGCCGAGGTCGAGCCGGCGGTCTGA
- the purQ gene encoding phosphoribosylformylglycinamidine synthase subunit PurQ: MTARIGVITFPGTLDDVDAARAVKLAGAEAVSLWHGDADLKGVDAVIVPGGFSYGDYLRTGAIARFAPVMEKVIEAAGQGLPVLGICNGFQILCEAGLLPGVLTRNEGLHFICRDQWLTVDNADTAWTSRYEPGAQILVPLKSGEGRYQASQATLDELEGEGRVVFRYSGDNPNGSQRGIAGITSANGRIVGLMPHPEHATEALTGPSDDGLGMFFSVLDALVSA; the protein is encoded by the coding sequence GTGACTGCGCGCATCGGAGTCATCACCTTTCCGGGCACCCTGGACGATGTCGACGCCGCCCGCGCGGTCAAGCTCGCCGGCGCCGAGGCCGTCAGCCTCTGGCACGGTGACGCCGACCTGAAGGGTGTCGACGCGGTCATCGTGCCCGGCGGCTTCTCCTACGGGGATTACCTGCGCACCGGCGCCATCGCCCGGTTCGCGCCGGTCATGGAGAAGGTCATCGAGGCCGCGGGCCAGGGCCTGCCGGTGCTGGGCATCTGCAACGGCTTCCAGATCCTGTGCGAGGCCGGCCTGCTGCCCGGCGTGCTGACCCGCAACGAGGGCCTGCACTTCATCTGCCGCGACCAGTGGCTGACCGTGGACAATGCGGACACCGCATGGACCTCGCGGTACGAGCCCGGCGCGCAGATCCTGGTCCCGCTCAAGTCCGGTGAGGGCCGCTACCAGGCGTCCCAGGCCACGCTCGACGAGCTCGAAGGCGAAGGCCGCGTGGTCTTCCGCTACTCGGGCGACAATCCGAACGGTTCGCAGCGCGGTATCGCGGGCATCACCTCGGCCAACGGCCGCATCGTGGGCCTCATGCCGCATCCGGAGCACGCCACCGAGGCGCTGACCGGTCCGAGCGATGACGGCCTCGGCATGTTCTTCTCGGTCCTGGACGCGCTCGTCTCGGCCTAG
- a CDS encoding DUF397 domain-containing protein: METAKNREIESDAVWRRGDDNAEGVEIAFLSSGNIGLRDSRNPDGPVLVFTPGEWRAFVAGAKDGEFNRPGA, translated from the coding sequence TTGGAAACAGCGAAGAATCGCGAGATCGAGTCCGACGCCGTCTGGCGCCGTGGCGACGACAATGCGGAGGGCGTCGAAATCGCCTTCCTATCCAGCGGGAATATCGGCCTGCGGGATTCCCGCAACCCGGACGGGCCGGTGCTGGTGTTCACCCCCGGGGAGTGGCGGGCGTTCGTGGCAGGCGCCAAGGACGGCGAATTCAACCGTCCCGGAGCCTGA
- a CDS encoding APC family permease: MATVTAPKATTKYLSWVTLALMTTSSVASLRASPTMAVYGLACVFLYLIPALLFLLPTAFVAAELASGWAGGVYKWVGEGLSQPMGFLAVWCQFAMTIFYYPSLLAYVASTFAYIIDPSLAANGTYVAVVIITIYWVAVFVSSQGTKTVAGLSSMGLIIGTLIPGALLVALGLVFLAQGNPSAAPMDGGHLLPAWTGLASLVLIVNNFLSYAGMEMNAVHVSSLKNPGREYPRAMALAVCLVLLIFIVPAVVISWVVPSENLSLTAGVMQAFDGFFHHFGIGFLTPILGVMLVAAALGGMLTWLAGPSKGLLLIGRQEGYLPPILTRLNKHGVQQNMLVAQGVVTTLLALLYAFIPDVSSAYWILSVITTQVYLIMYVLMFAAAIRLRRNRPDHPRGYRAPALAALCGLGATSSVAAFLIGFVPPSQYGSGNALSYVVLIGLGMGIVGLLIPYLFLRLRRPGWKIDAPEEAIA, translated from the coding sequence ATGGCAACGGTGACTGCGCCGAAGGCCACCACCAAATACCTGTCCTGGGTGACGCTGGCCCTGATGACCACCAGTTCGGTGGCCAGTCTGCGGGCCTCGCCGACCATGGCGGTGTACGGCCTGGCGTGCGTATTCCTCTATCTGATTCCGGCGCTGCTGTTCCTGCTGCCGACCGCTTTCGTGGCGGCGGAGCTGGCCTCGGGATGGGCCGGCGGGGTGTACAAATGGGTCGGCGAGGGGCTGTCGCAGCCGATGGGATTTCTGGCGGTGTGGTGCCAGTTCGCCATGACCATTTTCTATTACCCGAGCCTGCTGGCCTATGTGGCAAGCACTTTCGCATACATCATCGATCCGTCGCTGGCGGCCAACGGCACCTATGTGGCCGTGGTCATCATCACCATCTACTGGGTGGCGGTATTCGTCTCCTCGCAGGGCACCAAAACCGTTGCGGGACTGTCGAGTATGGGGCTCATCATCGGCACGCTGATTCCGGGCGCGCTGCTGGTGGCGCTGGGCCTGGTCTTCCTGGCGCAGGGCAATCCGTCGGCCGCGCCGATGGACGGGGGTCATCTGCTGCCCGCGTGGACCGGTCTGGCCAGCCTGGTGCTCATCGTGAACAACTTCCTGTCCTACGCGGGCATGGAGATGAACGCGGTGCACGTGTCCTCGCTGAAGAATCCGGGCAGGGAGTATCCGAGGGCCATGGCCTTGGCCGTATGCCTGGTGCTGCTGATCTTCATCGTGCCCGCCGTGGTGATCAGCTGGGTGGTGCCGTCCGAGAATCTGAGCCTCACCGCCGGTGTCATGCAGGCCTTCGACGGCTTCTTCCATCACTTCGGCATCGGTTTCCTGACACCGATACTGGGTGTGATGCTGGTGGCGGCGGCGCTCGGCGGCATGCTCACCTGGCTGGCCGGACCCTCCAAGGGGCTGCTGCTCATCGGCCGCCAGGAGGGCTATCTGCCGCCGATCCTGACACGGCTGAACAAGCATGGCGTGCAACAGAACATGCTCGTCGCACAGGGTGTGGTGACCACGCTGCTGGCGCTGCTGTACGCCTTCATCCCCGATGTCTCCAGCGCCTACTGGATCCTCTCGGTGATCACCACCCAGGTGTACCTGATCATGTACGTGCTCATGTTCGCCGCCGCGATTCGCCTGCGCCGCAACCGGCCCGATCATCCGCGCGGCTATCGGGCGCCGGCGCTGGCCGCGCTGTGCGGGCTGGGCGCGACCTCGTCGGTGGCGGCCTTCCTCATCGGCTTCGTACCGCCCTCGCAGTACGGCAGCGGCAATGCGCTGAGCTATGTCGTGCTCATCGGGCTCGGCATGGGCATTGTCGGGCTGCTGATTCCGTACCTGTTCCTGCGCCTGCGCCGACCCGGCTGGAAGATCGACGCACCCGAGGAGGCCATCGCATGA
- a CDS encoding HIT family protein → MNPYTIFAEIVAGQAPASKVYEDDDVLAFMDIRPVTPGHLLVIPKIPARSLAELDPAMGGKLFRVGQQLAAALRASEVQCDGVNFFLADGVTAGQEVFHVHLHVIPRTPGDGFGLRARPTSPVRADLDYLAGSIRGVLERAAGNS, encoded by the coding sequence ATGAATCCGTACACGATCTTCGCCGAAATCGTCGCCGGGCAGGCGCCTGCCAGCAAGGTGTACGAGGACGATGATGTGCTGGCGTTCATGGACATTCGTCCGGTGACGCCGGGGCATCTGCTGGTGATTCCGAAGATTCCGGCGCGCAGTCTGGCCGAACTGGATCCGGCCATGGGCGGCAAGCTCTTTCGGGTCGGGCAGCAGTTGGCGGCGGCGCTGCGCGCGTCCGAGGTGCAGTGCGACGGGGTGAACTTCTTCCTCGCAGACGGTGTCACAGCGGGGCAGGAGGTGTTCCATGTGCACCTGCATGTGATCCCGCGTACTCCGGGCGACGGTTTCGGGCTGCGGGCGCGGCCTACGTCACCGGTCCGTGCGGACCTGGATTACCTGGCCGGATCTATTCGCGGGGTATTAGAGCGCGCCGCTGGCAATTCATAG
- a CDS encoding alpha/beta hydrolase → MRRRVVSAAVLAVAAGLLSPALAPPATGHAASVIRVDDLNANRSAMFIDSPAMGRTIQVQVLHPAGGGSRSSFYLLDGLDPGATQSTWTNATDAEPFFRDKNVNVVLPMGGQASYYTDWIADDPRFGRYKWETFLTEELPPLIDDYFSGNGVNAIGGLSMGGNAAFTLAVRHPDLYRAVAGYSACPDTTIAQGATMFSIANRGGNPFNMWGGPTSPAWAEHNPALMADRLRGKTIYLSTGTGLPGPHELEIKPQLPENIFFGGPIEFGVNACVDTFAQRLRDLNIPARVDYSPVGTHSWSYWQDGLHDSWPTIAGAIGA, encoded by the coding sequence ATGCGTAGAAGAGTTGTTTCCGCAGCGGTTTTAGCGGTAGCCGCAGGATTGCTCAGTCCGGCGTTAGCGCCACCCGCCACCGGCCATGCGGCCAGTGTCATCCGGGTCGACGACCTGAATGCCAACCGTTCCGCCATGTTCATCGATTCCCCCGCGATGGGCCGGACCATTCAGGTGCAGGTCCTGCATCCGGCCGGCGGCGGCTCCCGCTCGAGCTTCTATCTGCTCGACGGTCTCGATCCCGGCGCGACCCAGAGCACCTGGACCAATGCGACCGATGCCGAGCCCTTCTTCCGCGACAAGAACGTGAATGTGGTGCTGCCCATGGGCGGGCAGGCCAGCTACTACACCGACTGGATCGCCGATGATCCGCGCTTCGGCCGGTACAAGTGGGAAACCTTTCTGACAGAAGAGCTTCCGCCGCTCATCGACGACTATTTCTCCGGTAACGGGGTGAACGCCATAGGCGGGTTGTCCATGGGCGGCAATGCCGCCTTCACCCTCGCCGTGCGCCATCCGGACCTGTATCGCGCCGTCGCCGGCTACAGCGCCTGCCCGGACACCACCATCGCGCAGGGCGCGACCATGTTCTCCATCGCCAATCGCGGCGGCAATCCGTTCAATATGTGGGGCGGGCCCACCAGTCCGGCCTGGGCCGAACACAATCCGGCGCTGATGGCCGATCGGTTGCGCGGTAAGACCATCTACCTGTCCACCGGCACCGGCCTGCCCGGCCCGCACGAGCTGGAGATCAAACCGCAGCTGCCGGAGAACATCTTCTTCGGCGGTCCCATCGAATTCGGTGTGAACGCCTGCGTCGACACCTTCGCGCAGCGGCTGCGGGATCTGAATATCCCTGCGCGCGTGGACTACAGCCCGGTGGGCACGCACTCCTGGTCGTACTGGCAGGACGGGCTGCACGATTCCTGGCCGACCATCGCCGGGGCGATCGGCGCCTAG
- a CDS encoding glutamate decarboxylase — protein MTGNPEADDDVFSLPGLSRGAPKAGFPAVEMDPDAAYEIVHGELLLDGVSRMNLATFCTTWVDDQARRLMDEAIGKNIVDKDEYPQTAELERRCVRMIADLWHAPDPETTLGTSTTGSSEAAMLGGLAAKFRWRKRGGTGTPNFVCGPVQVCWEKFARYFDVEIRQIPLRGNRLTMHPDDVAAYCDANTIMVVPTFGQTFTGLFEDVAGISKALDDLQQKTGLDIPMHVDAASGGFLAPFCAPDLVWDFRLPRVKSINASGHKTGLAPLGAGWAMWRSAADLPKELIFDVDYLGGSMATFNLNFSRPGGQVITQYYDFIRLGRTGYRKVQTAIYLAAQHLAAGLVELGMFEMIHDGHPERGITAVSWRLTGERNFNLYDLSDRLRTRGWLIAAYPLPADREDETIMRAVLRHGFTRDMADLLLTDVVRGLQQLNAHPLSTSLTRKEAGGFTHSATAAVPSTELPK, from the coding sequence ATGACAGGCAATCCGGAAGCAGACGACGACGTATTCTCCCTGCCCGGCCTGAGCCGCGGCGCACCCAAGGCCGGCTTCCCCGCCGTGGAAATGGATCCCGACGCGGCCTACGAGATCGTGCACGGCGAACTGCTGCTGGACGGCGTCTCCCGGATGAATCTGGCCACCTTCTGCACCACCTGGGTCGACGACCAGGCCCGGCGGCTCATGGACGAGGCCATCGGCAAGAACATCGTCGACAAGGACGAATACCCGCAGACCGCCGAACTCGAGCGGCGCTGCGTCCGCATGATCGCCGATCTGTGGCATGCGCCCGATCCGGAGACCACCCTCGGCACCTCCACCACCGGATCCAGCGAGGCCGCGATGCTCGGCGGGCTGGCCGCGAAATTCCGCTGGCGCAAGCGCGGCGGCACCGGCACCCCCAATTTCGTCTGCGGACCGGTCCAGGTGTGCTGGGAGAAATTCGCCCGCTACTTCGATGTGGAGATCCGCCAGATCCCCTTGCGCGGCAACCGGCTCACCATGCATCCGGACGATGTGGCCGCCTACTGCGATGCCAACACCATCATGGTGGTGCCCACCTTCGGGCAGACCTTCACCGGCCTGTTCGAGGATGTCGCCGGCATCAGCAAGGCCCTCGACGATCTGCAGCAGAAGACCGGCCTCGACATTCCCATGCATGTGGACGCGGCCAGCGGCGGCTTCCTCGCCCCGTTCTGCGCACCCGATCTGGTGTGGGATTTCCGGCTGCCGCGCGTGAAATCGATCAATGCCTCCGGGCACAAGACCGGCCTGGCGCCACTGGGCGCGGGCTGGGCCATGTGGCGCAGCGCCGCCGATCTGCCCAAGGAACTCATCTTCGACGTGGATTACCTGGGCGGCAGCATGGCCACCTTCAATCTCAATTTCTCCCGCCCCGGCGGGCAGGTCATCACCCAGTACTACGACTTCATCCGCCTGGGCCGCACCGGCTATCGCAAGGTGCAGACGGCGATCTACCTGGCCGCCCAGCATCTCGCGGCGGGGCTGGTCGAGCTGGGCATGTTCGAGATGATCCACGACGGCCATCCGGAGCGCGGCATCACCGCGGTCTCCTGGCGGCTGACCGGCGAACGCAATTTCAACCTCTACGACCTGTCCGACCGGCTGCGCACCCGCGGCTGGCTGATCGCGGCATATCCGCTGCCCGCCGACCGCGAGGACGAGACCATCATGCGGGCGGTGCTGCGGCACGGCTTCACCCGCGATATGGCCGATCTGCTGCTCACGGATGTGGTGCGCGGCCTGCAGCAGCTCAATGCCCATCCGCTCAGCACCTCGCTCACCCGCAAGGAAGCGGGCGGATTCACCCACAGTGCCACCGCGGCAGTGCCTTCCACGGAACTCCCGAAATAG
- the purS gene encoding phosphoribosylformylglycinamidine synthase subunit PurS, translating to MARVVVEVMPKAEILDPQGQAIVGALGRLGHPGISEVRQGKRFELDVAEDVSDAELEQIAESLLANTVIEDWKVVRL from the coding sequence GTGGCACGTGTCGTGGTCGAGGTGATGCCGAAGGCCGAAATCCTGGATCCGCAGGGTCAGGCCATTGTCGGTGCGCTGGGGCGCCTGGGTCACCCCGGCATCTCGGAGGTGCGGCAGGGCAAGCGATTCGAGCTGGATGTGGCCGAGGACGTGAGCGACGCCGAGCTCGAGCAGATCGCCGAATCGCTGCTCGCCAATACCGTCATCGAGGACTGGAAAGTGGTGCGGCTGTGA